In a genomic window of Pelotomaculum thermopropionicum SI:
- the Rfe gene encoding UDP-N-acetylmuramyl pentapeptide phosphotransferase/UDP-N-acetylglucosamine-1-phosphate transferase, which translates to MQIPVTAMLLAFGSALLVTPLVRKWAFRCGALDRPDQRKMHDRVMPRLGGLAVYISFVAAVLLTREITLQVLGLLAGGSLILLLGVIDDIRGVSPRLKLAGQIAAACAVVPFGLRVEFLTNPFSEELIALGLLSVPVTVMWIVSVTNAVNLVDGLDGLAGGTTCIAALTLAAVVWIEAAATGGSQGQWDSVALAIILAAAVLGFLRYNFYPARIFLGDSGSMYLGFSVAVLAVMGLAKSATFISVIIPVVILGIPILDTAFAIVRRYCGNKPIFQPDKEHLHHRLIEMGLSHPQAVLCLYGVNVILGLSAIAMTLVSPKQAIFLLVILSTAVLTVANKIGATGAGSRATHSTQASNQQRSSRM; encoded by the coding sequence GTGCAGATACCGGTAACGGCCATGTTGCTGGCCTTCGGGTCGGCGCTGCTGGTTACCCCGCTGGTCAGGAAATGGGCCTTCAGGTGTGGAGCCCTGGACCGTCCCGACCAGAGGAAGATGCATGATCGAGTTATGCCCAGGCTTGGCGGCCTGGCCGTTTATATCAGCTTTGTTGCCGCAGTGCTTTTAACCAGGGAAATCACTTTACAGGTGCTGGGCCTTCTGGCCGGAGGCTCCTTGATCCTTCTGCTGGGCGTAATTGACGACATCAGGGGGGTCTCCCCCAGGTTAAAGCTTGCCGGACAGATTGCGGCCGCCTGTGCCGTTGTTCCCTTTGGCCTGAGGGTTGAGTTTTTAACCAACCCTTTTTCGGAAGAGCTGATTGCCCTGGGGCTGCTGAGCGTGCCGGTAACCGTAATGTGGATCGTTTCGGTTACCAATGCGGTAAACCTTGTTGACGGGTTGGACGGGCTTGCCGGAGGCACCACCTGCATTGCCGCCCTGACCCTGGCGGCTGTGGTCTGGATCGAGGCTGCGGCCACGGGAGGTTCCCAGGGACAGTGGGATTCCGTTGCCCTGGCAATAATTCTGGCTGCTGCGGTGCTTGGCTTTTTGCGCTATAACTTTTATCCGGCCAGGATTTTTCTGGGAGATTCCGGGTCGATGTACCTTGGTTTCAGCGTGGCCGTCCTGGCGGTGATGGGGCTGGCTAAAAGCGCCACCTTTATTTCGGTAATCATCCCGGTGGTAATTCTGGGGATTCCCATTCTCGATACCGCCTTTGCCATAGTAAGGCGCTACTGCGGGAACAAACCCATTTTCCAGCCGGACAAGGAGCACCTGCACCACCGGCTGATCGAAATGGGTCTGAGCCACCCGCAGGCCGTTTTGTGCCTGTACGGGGTGAATGTGATCCTGGGCTTGAGCGCCATTGCCATGACCCTGGTTTCGCCCAAGCAGGCCATATTCCTACTGGTTATTTTATCGACTGCGGTTTTGACGGTGGCAAACAAAATAGGGGCAACAGGGGCGGGAAGCCGGGCCACGCATTCAACCCAAGCCAGCAACCAGCAGCGGTCCTCGCGTATGTAG
- a CDS encoding uncharacterized conserved protein: MLFKVSDFGLKDIVNLVDGARLGPVKDVHIDLETGRVLSLVLSGGRKYFGLLRAGKDVVVPWEKIKKIGVDTVLVEMENAARAL, from the coding sequence ATGCTGTTTAAAGTTTCTGACTTTGGTTTGAAAGATATCGTCAACCTGGTTGACGGCGCCAGGCTGGGCCCGGTTAAAGATGTCCATATCGACCTGGAAACCGGCAGGGTGCTTTCGCTGGTGCTTTCAGGCGGCAGAAAGTATTTCGGGCTTTTAAGAGCCGGCAAGGATGTGGTGGTGCCCTGGGAGAAGATTAAAAAAATTGGGGTGGACACCGTGCTGGTGGAAATGGAAAACGCGGCAAGGGCCCTTTAA
- the WcaG gene encoding nucleoside-diphosphate-sugar epimerases produces MKILVTGGAGFIGSHIVDLLAGSGHVVSVADDLSTGRFENINPAVNFYRVSVASEEFGEVVARERPDAVVHQAAQVDVQHSLRDPLADAETNIQGSINLLEACRRFGVGKVVYASSAAVYGNPLSLPVDEEHPLVPRSPYGASKLAAEHYFRVYSEVYGVRYTVLRYANVYGPRQDAAGEGGVVAIFIDRLLKGEPPSIFGDGEQTRDFVFVRDVALANVAALHGGDGMVLNVGTGRATSVNDLFREIKKITGSPLEALYCPPRPGDITHSYLANGRIRRVLGWNPSCSLEDGLRETVGHYRKVPGWPEEKPHG; encoded by the coding sequence TTGAAAATCCTGGTAACCGGGGGAGCCGGTTTTATCGGCTCCCATATTGTTGATTTGCTGGCGGGATCGGGCCATGTGGTTTCCGTTGCGGATGACCTTTCTACCGGCCGGTTTGAGAACATCAACCCGGCGGTGAACTTTTACCGGGTGAGTGTGGCGAGCGAGGAATTCGGCGAGGTGGTCGCCCGGGAGAGGCCGGACGCGGTGGTGCACCAGGCCGCCCAGGTCGATGTGCAGCATTCTCTGAGGGACCCGCTGGCCGACGCAGAAACCAACATCCAGGGCAGCATCAACCTGCTGGAGGCCTGCCGCCGTTTCGGGGTCGGCAAGGTGGTTTACGCCTCCTCGGCGGCGGTGTACGGCAACCCGCTCAGCCTGCCGGTGGACGAGGAGCACCCGCTTGTCCCCCGCTCTCCTTACGGCGCGTCGAAGCTTGCGGCGGAGCATTATTTCAGGGTCTACAGCGAGGTTTACGGGGTCAGGTACACCGTCCTGCGCTACGCCAACGTTTACGGGCCGCGCCAGGACGCCGCCGGGGAAGGCGGGGTGGTGGCCATCTTTATTGACAGGCTTTTGAAGGGGGAGCCTCCCAGTATCTTTGGGGACGGCGAGCAAACCAGGGACTTCGTTTTTGTAAGGGACGTGGCCCTGGCCAACGTGGCCGCCCTGCACGGGGGCGACGGGATGGTCCTGAACGTCGGCACCGGAAGGGCCACCTCGGTAAACGATTTGTTCCGCGAGATAAAAAAGATTACCGGCAGCCCGCTGGAGGCCCTGTACTGCCCGCCCAGGCCGGGGGACATAACCCACAGCTACCTGGCAAACGGGAGGATCCGCCGGGTGCTGGGCTGGAACCCGTCGTGCAGCCTGGAAGACGGGCTGCGGGAAACGGTCGGGCATTACCGGAAAGTACCGGGCTGGCCAGAAGAAAAGCCCCACGGTTAA
- a CDS encoding predicted membrane protein, giving the protein MSPYLEIFLRAVGAFVAVVFITRMIGKSQVGGLTIADWVNGIVIGSIAANMVTQLDEPAGYYAFGLLLFMVLTIVSQWAGMKYRPVHKMLTDEPTVVVHNGKILEGNMRKMRYTVDDLTSQLRQEGAFNISDVEFAVAEPNGKLSVLLKSQAAPVTPQDLNVPTKYKGIPSELVVDGVIIRQNLKQNNLDEQWLLGELQKQGIQSLSEVFYASLDSDGNLYVDKKRDDLDYVQDITDKLPGKMPQ; this is encoded by the coding sequence ATGAGTCCGTACCTGGAAATTTTTCTCAGGGCAGTTGGCGCCTTTGTCGCGGTGGTTTTTATCACCAGGATGATCGGCAAGTCCCAGGTGGGCGGGCTGACCATAGCCGACTGGGTCAACGGCATAGTAATAGGCTCCATTGCGGCAAACATGGTTACTCAACTGGATGAGCCGGCCGGGTATTACGCCTTTGGCCTTCTGCTGTTCATGGTGCTTACCATTGTATCCCAGTGGGCCGGAATGAAATACCGCCCGGTTCATAAAATGTTGACCGACGAGCCCACGGTGGTGGTGCACAACGGCAAGATACTGGAGGGGAACATGCGCAAGATGCGCTATACGGTGGACGACCTGACCTCCCAGCTGCGCCAGGAGGGGGCCTTTAACATCAGCGACGTGGAATTTGCCGTAGCCGAGCCGAACGGCAAGCTGAGCGTGCTGCTGAAATCCCAGGCCGCACCCGTGACGCCGCAGGACCTCAACGTCCCCACCAAATACAAGGGCATTCCCTCCGAACTGGTGGTGGACGGGGTGATTATCCGGCAAAACCTCAAGCAAAACAACCTGGACGAGCAGTGGCTGCTGGGCGAGTTGCAGAAGCAGGGCATTCAGTCGCTGAGCGAAGTTTTTTACGCCAGCCTGGATTCCGACGGCAACCTGTACGTGGACAAAAAAAGGGACGACCTTGATTACGTCCAGGACATTACCGACAAGCTGCCCGGCAAAATGCCGCAGTGA
- the ManB gene encoding phosphomannomutase, with protein MRKISFGTDGWRGILAEDFTFDNVRLVAAAVAQYLAARGLAERGVVVGYDTRFLSERFAAAVAEVLAGRGISVFLTGRATPTPVVAFAVKLYRAGGAVMLTASHNPPEYNGFKFIPEYAGPALPHITGEIEANIRKLQEAGAEIAPPGGEKAPVTTIDPYDAYACHLATLVDMGAIGRAGLKVAVDPMYGAGTGYLEELLKQAGASVEVLHNHRDPLFGGTLPEPTAKSLGGLREAVAKGPAQLGLALDGDADRFGLVDSGGDFVTPNQFLPVLLYHLITVKGLRGPVARTVATTHLLDRMAERHGLRLVETPVGFKYVGQCLAEEGAVLGGEESGGLSVKGHVPEKDGILAGLLAAEMAAVHGKSLKELLEQVYREYGRLYSERLDVHTSPAEKERVLEVLKGFEPEALAGRKVTGRVTKDGVKLLLEGDAWVLIRPSGTEPLFRIYAEAGSAGEVKAVQADVLRQTGL; from the coding sequence ATGAGGAAAATTTCGTTTGGTACCGACGGCTGGCGGGGCATCCTGGCCGAAGACTTTACCTTTGACAACGTAAGGCTGGTGGCTGCGGCGGTGGCCCAGTACCTGGCCGCCCGCGGCCTGGCGGAAAGGGGAGTGGTAGTGGGCTACGACACCCGCTTTCTTTCGGAGCGCTTTGCCGCCGCCGTGGCGGAGGTTTTGGCCGGCCGGGGCATCTCCGTCTTCCTTACCGGGCGGGCTACGCCCACGCCGGTGGTGGCCTTTGCGGTGAAGCTTTACAGGGCCGGCGGCGCGGTTATGCTCACGGCCAGCCACAACCCGCCGGAGTACAACGGGTTTAAATTTATTCCCGAGTACGCCGGCCCGGCCCTGCCTCACATAACCGGAGAAATAGAGGCAAACATAAGGAAGCTGCAGGAGGCCGGGGCAGAAATTGCCCCGCCGGGAGGGGAAAAGGCGCCCGTAACCACCATAGACCCGTATGATGCCTACGCCTGCCATCTGGCTACCCTGGTGGACATGGGGGCTATCGGCAGGGCCGGGCTGAAGGTGGCGGTTGACCCGATGTACGGGGCCGGGACGGGCTACCTGGAGGAACTGCTGAAACAGGCCGGGGCATCCGTTGAGGTTCTTCACAACCACCGCGACCCCCTGTTCGGCGGCACCCTGCCCGAACCCACGGCGAAATCCCTTGGCGGGCTGCGGGAGGCGGTTGCAAAGGGGCCGGCGCAGCTAGGCCTTGCCCTGGACGGGGACGCCGACCGCTTCGGCCTGGTGGATTCCGGCGGCGACTTCGTCACCCCCAACCAGTTCCTGCCGGTTTTGCTCTATCACCTGATCACGGTAAAAGGGCTGCGCGGCCCGGTGGCGCGGACGGTAGCCACCACCCACCTGCTCGACCGGATGGCCGAACGGCACGGGCTGCGGCTGGTCGAAACGCCGGTAGGCTTTAAATACGTCGGGCAGTGCCTGGCGGAGGAAGGCGCCGTGCTGGGCGGGGAGGAGAGCGGCGGGCTTTCCGTAAAGGGCCACGTGCCGGAAAAAGACGGCATTCTGGCCGGGCTCCTGGCGGCCGAAATGGCAGCGGTGCACGGCAAGAGCCTGAAGGAGCTGCTGGAGCAGGTTTACCGCGAGTACGGCCGGCTTTACAGCGAGCGCCTGGACGTGCACACCTCGCCGGCGGAAAAAGAGCGGGTGCTTGAGGTGTTAAAGGGATTTGAACCGGAGGCGCTGGCCGGGCGCAAGGTGACCGGCCGGGTTACCAAGGACGGAGTCAAGCTTTTGCTGGAAGGGGACGCCTGGGTGCTGATCCGCCCCTCCGGTACCGAGCCCCTGTTCAGGATTTACGCCGAGGCAGGTTCTGCCGGGGAAGTGAAGGCCGTCCAGGCGGATGTTTTAAGGCAGACCGGACTGTGA
- the FabA gene encoding 3-hydroxymyristoyl/3-hydroxydecanoyl-(acyl carrier protein) dehydratases: protein MLDINQIKEIIPHRYPFLLVDRILSVEDGRKAVGLKNVSANEPYFQGHFPGYPVMPGVLIIEAMAQVGAVAVLRLPEFAGKMAFFAGIDRARFRRQVVPGDQLRIEVELQKLRGTVGKARGAAYVGQELAAEAELMFAVR, encoded by the coding sequence TTAAGGAAATAATTCCCCACCGCTACCCTTTTTTGCTGGTGGACCGGATTCTGTCCGTGGAGGACGGCCGCAAGGCCGTGGGGCTTAAAAACGTCAGCGCCAACGAGCCTTACTTTCAGGGCCACTTTCCCGGCTACCCGGTAATGCCGGGGGTGCTGATCATCGAGGCTATGGCCCAGGTGGGGGCTGTAGCCGTTTTGAGACTGCCCGAATTTGCGGGTAAGATGGCCTTTTTTGCCGGCATCGACAGGGCCCGCTTCCGGCGCCAGGTGGTGCCGGGTGACCAGCTCCGGATCGAGGTCGAGCTTCAAAAGCTGCGCGGAACCGTTGGCAAAGCGCGCGGTGCGGCCTATGTGGGCCAGGAACTGGCTGCCGAGGCAGAACTCATGTTTGCGGTTAGGTAG
- the GalU gene encoding UDP-glucose pyrophosphorylase, with protein sequence MKRVRKAVIPAAGLGVRFLPATKAQPKEMLPIVDKPTIQYIVEEAIASGISDILIITGRNKRAIEDHFDRSVELEVQLKKAGKAAELELIQDISQLADIYFVRQKEPLGLGHAIYCARQFIGNEPFAVLLGDDIVRSEEPCLKQLMNLYEEVQSSVIAVMEVPEEDVSKYGVLDAVEERPGVYRINDLVEKPAREKAPSRLAVMGRYIIQPGICSILAETRPGAGGEIQLTDALKVLCREQPMYGLAFEGKRYDVGDKLGYLQAMVEFALERPDLAGGFRKYLQSICRKLNQ encoded by the coding sequence TTGAAAAGGGTCAGGAAAGCTGTTATACCGGCGGCCGGCCTGGGGGTGCGGTTTTTGCCCGCCACCAAGGCACAGCCCAAGGAAATGCTGCCAATCGTGGATAAGCCCACAATCCAGTACATAGTGGAGGAAGCCATTGCCTCGGGCATAAGCGACATCCTGATTATAACCGGCCGGAACAAACGGGCCATTGAAGACCACTTCGACCGGTCCGTGGAACTGGAGGTGCAACTCAAGAAAGCCGGCAAGGCCGCGGAACTCGAGCTGATCCAGGATATCAGCCAGCTTGCCGACATTTATTTTGTGCGGCAGAAGGAACCGCTGGGCCTGGGCCACGCCATTTACTGCGCCAGGCAGTTCATCGGGAACGAGCCTTTTGCCGTACTTCTGGGCGATGACATCGTGCGCAGCGAAGAGCCCTGCCTGAAGCAGTTGATGAACCTGTACGAGGAGGTTCAGTCCTCCGTTATTGCCGTAATGGAAGTGCCCGAAGAGGATGTAAGCAAATACGGGGTTCTGGACGCAGTCGAGGAGCGTCCCGGCGTGTACCGCATCAACGACCTGGTGGAAAAGCCTGCGCGCGAGAAAGCCCCGTCCCGCCTGGCGGTAATGGGGCGTTACATCATTCAGCCGGGCATTTGCTCCATTCTTGCCGAGACCAGGCCCGGGGCGGGAGGGGAGATCCAGCTTACCGACGCCCTGAAGGTGCTGTGCCGGGAGCAGCCCATGTACGGCCTGGCCTTCGAGGGGAAGCGTTACGACGTGGGCGACAAGCTCGGCTACCTGCAGGCCATGGTCGAATTTGCCCTGGAAAGGCCGGACCTGGCCGGCGGCTTCCGGAAATACCTGCAGTCCATCTGCAGGAAGCTCAACCAGTAA
- the MviN gene encoding Uncharacterized membrane protein (putative virulence factor) yields the protein MSTGKFIFKATLLIAFFNLMSKVLGLARESVIARLFGASVYTDAYQTALKMPNMLFFIVSGALATVVVPVFTEHAARGEKGEAWKIFSTVTVAVVLFYFAAAVTGMAAAPLLVKLVAPGFEGTRELLTVELARILLPLMIFAGLASLFSNLLNASNIFGLPAFSNSVNNIFIIASAFTLGKIYGIHGLALGTVAAMAAMALVQLPALCKKGFGLRWPLEPGHPGVKKVCSLALPSLLSLSVNQANLYVVGVLASWLPVGSISALGYADKLIQFPVSLFVLALGTAVFPTLSMRAAEGDREALTGALLKSLKAVIITMVPASVGLMSLSHPIVKLIYKGGAFDQRAVEMTAAALLFYSVGLVGQAAGILLTRGFYSLQDTATPLKIGAATVLVNLALSLALIGYLRHGGLALASSLANLFYMALLMRCLGQRVPGLRRGGLLKFTLAVLAASGLMAAASCAVSRALAHLAGGLAGLAVQVSLAIAAGVVVYAASIAVLGGKEASFFWRSAREVLTGRKE from the coding sequence ATGTCAACCGGGAAGTTTATTTTTAAAGCCACGCTGTTAATCGCCTTTTTTAACCTGATGTCAAAAGTGCTCGGGCTGGCCCGGGAGTCCGTCATAGCCCGGCTGTTCGGTGCCTCGGTTTATACCGACGCCTACCAGACCGCCCTGAAAATGCCCAACATGCTTTTCTTCATTGTCAGCGGCGCCCTGGCAACGGTGGTGGTGCCGGTTTTTACCGAGCACGCCGCCCGGGGTGAAAAGGGCGAGGCCTGGAAAATATTCAGCACGGTAACGGTGGCGGTGGTTTTGTTTTATTTTGCCGCCGCCGTTACCGGCATGGCAGCGGCGCCGCTTCTGGTCAAGCTGGTGGCGCCCGGCTTTGAAGGAACAAGGGAACTGCTGACGGTGGAGCTTGCCAGGATTTTGCTCCCGCTGATGATTTTTGCGGGCCTGGCCTCTTTGTTTTCAAACCTTTTGAATGCCAGCAACATTTTCGGCCTGCCCGCCTTCAGCAATTCGGTGAACAACATTTTTATCATAGCCTCCGCCTTTACCCTCGGCAAAATTTACGGCATCCACGGGCTGGCCCTGGGGACGGTGGCGGCTATGGCGGCCATGGCCCTGGTGCAGTTGCCCGCTCTTTGTAAAAAAGGCTTTGGCCTGAGATGGCCGCTTGAGCCGGGCCATCCCGGCGTGAAAAAGGTCTGCAGCCTGGCCCTGCCCTCGCTGTTAAGCCTTTCGGTCAACCAGGCCAACCTGTACGTTGTCGGCGTGCTGGCCTCCTGGCTGCCGGTGGGCAGCATCTCGGCGCTGGGCTACGCCGACAAGCTGATTCAGTTTCCGGTCAGCCTGTTTGTCCTGGCCCTGGGCACGGCGGTTTTCCCCACCCTGTCGATGCGGGCGGCGGAAGGCGACAGGGAGGCGCTGACCGGCGCCCTGCTGAAATCGCTTAAGGCGGTAATAATTACCATGGTGCCTGCCAGCGTCGGCCTGATGTCATTGAGCCACCCCATTGTGAAGCTGATTTACAAGGGGGGCGCCTTCGACCAGAGGGCCGTGGAAATGACCGCGGCGGCCCTTTTATTTTATTCCGTTGGCCTTGTCGGGCAGGCGGCCGGCATTCTTTTAACCAGGGGGTTCTACTCCCTGCAGGACACCGCCACGCCGCTGAAGATCGGCGCCGCTACCGTCCTGGTCAACCTGGCTTTGAGCCTGGCTTTAATCGGCTATCTCCGCCACGGCGGCCTGGCCCTGGCCAGTTCCCTGGCAAACCTGTTTTACATGGCTTTGCTGATGCGCTGCCTGGGGCAGAGGGTGCCCGGCCTGCGCCGGGGCGGCCTGTTAAAATTTACCCTGGCCGTTCTGGCGGCTTCCGGTTTGATGGCTGCGGCAAGCTGTGCGGTGAGCAGGGCCCTGGCCCACCTGGCCGGGGGTCTTGCCGGCCTGGCCGTGCAGGTTAGCCTGGCCATTGCGGCGGGGGTGGTGGTATACGCGGCGTCAATTGCCGTTCTGGGAGGGAAGGAGGCCAGCTTTTTCTGGCGTTCGGCCAGGGAGGTGCTGACCGGCAGGAAGGAATAA